GTCCGTCGAGGTCGTCGCGGGAGGAGCCCGATGAGCGCCCCGTCCGGACCGCGCACCCTGCCGCCACTGGGCCCGAACCGCAGGCTGAAGCTGCCGAAGCAGGCCGAACGGACGTTGGCGAACGGGCTCACCGTGATCGCCGTACGCCGGCCCGCCGTGCCCCTGGTCGAGCTGCGGCTCTGGATCCCGTTCGGTCGCACCCACCTCGCCCGTGGCGCGATGCTCTCGCAGACCATGCTCTCCGGCACGTCCACGATGACCAGCGTGCAGATCGCGGCGGAGCTGCAGAAGGTCGGTGGCGGGCTCTCCGCCGGCGTGGACCCCGACCGGCTGATGCTCACCGGCACGAGCCTGGTCACCGGCCTGGACCGGATGCTGGAGATCCTCGCCGAGGTGCTGACCGGGGCCACCTACCCGAACGACGAGGTGGCCACGGAACGCGACCGGCTGGTCGACCGGATCCAGGTGGCGCAGAGCCAGCCGGCGCACCTGGCCCGGGTCGCGCTGCTGAAGCGGATCTTCGGCCGTCACCCGTACGCGGTGCAGACCCCGGAGCCCGACGAGGTCCGCTCGGTGCGGCCCGCGGCGCTGCGTCGCCTGCACGAGGAGCGGGTGCACCCGGCCGAGGGGATGCTCGTCCTGGTCGGCGACGTGCAGCCGGAGCGGGCGCTGGACGCGGCCGAGAAGGCGCTCGACGGGTGGACCGGTGCCGGTCGCGCCGTCGTGCTGCCGGCCACGCCGCCGCTGGAGCCGGGCCCGCTGCTGCTGGTCGACCGGCCGGGTTCGGTGCAGTCGTCGCTGCGGGTGGCGCTGCCGGCGGTGCCCCGCACCCATCCCGACCACGCCCCGCTGCAACTGGCCAACCTGGTCTTCGGCGGCTACTTCTCCTCCCGCTGGGTGGAGAACATCCGCGAGGACAAGGGCTACACGTACGGCCCGCACTCGCTGATCGAGCACGCCGTCGCCGGGTCGGTGCTGGTCGCGGCGGCGGAGGTGGCGACCGAGGTGACCGGTCCGGCGCTGCTGGAGACGACGTACGAACTGGGTCGGCTCGCCTCGCTCCCGGTGAAGGAGGAGGAGTTGGAGCAGGCCCGCCAGTACGCCCTGGGCACCCTCCAGCTGGGGATGTCCACCCAGGCCGGTCTGGCGGCGCTGACCAGCGCGTACGCCGGCAACGGGCTGCGGCTGGACTTTCTCGCCGAGCACGCGGCTCGACTGGCCAAGGCGACCGTGGCCGACGTCGCCGAGGCGGCCGCGCGCTATCTGGCCCCGGCGAAGGCGGTCACGGTGGTGCTCGGTGACGCCGAGCGGATCGCCCCGGCGCTGGCCGCGCTGACACCGCTCGAGAGGTCGGCATGAGCGGGGAGACCGCCCCGCCGCTGGCCCGCTCGACGCTCGACCGGGCCGCGCACCACCGCACCGACCCGGCCTGGTTGGCCGAGGCGTGGCTGCGCGGCCGGGTGCTGGTGCTGGACTCGACCGCGGGCGGCCGCACCCTCGTCCGCACCGGCGTGATGCCGCCACCCCTGCTGTTGCTGGGGGCCGGTGACCTGCCGGCGGGCAGCGAGGCGGGCGCGATGTTCCTCGGTGTGGAAGAGGACGGGACTCCGATGTTCGCGGTCGACGTTCCGCTGCCGGAGCTGCCCGGCACCCGGGCCGTCGGTCTGCGGGACGTCGGTCATCTGCTCAGTGACCGGGACGCGGGGCTGTTCACCACCGCGCTGGCCCTGCAGAACTGGCACCTGCGGCACCTGTACTCCGCTGCGACGGGGACGCCGACCGAGATGGACGAGGCGGGCTGGTCCCGCGTCGACCGCAACGGCGACCGGATCTGGCCGCGTACCGACCCGGCGATGATCGTGCTGGTGCACGACGGGGTGGACGGCCCCGAGGGGCGCTGCCTGCTCGGCAACAACGCGTCCTGGCCGGGCACCCCGGGTGAGCGCCGGTTCTCCTGCCTGGCGGGTTACGTGGAGCCGGGGGAGTCCGCCGAGGCCGCCGTCCTGCGGGAGGTGCAGGAGGAGGTGGGCGTCGGGGTCGACAAGATCACGTACGTGGGCAGCCAGGCCTGGCCGTTCCCCGGCTCGTTGATGCTGGGCTTTCTCGCCACGGCCGACCCCGAGCATCCGGTGCGGGTGGATCCCACCGAGATCGCGTACGCCCGCTGGTTCACCCGGCGGGAGATCGGCGCCGCGCTGGCGGGGCGGACGGTGGACGTGGGCGGCGGTGCCCGGCTGGTGCTCCCGCCGGCGTCGTCGATCGCGTTGTTCTTGATCCACCGCTGGTTGGACGGCTGGTTGGAGACGCCGGCCTGACCGGGGCCGCGCACGGTCCCGGCCCGTGACCGTCGTTGCCGCGGCGGTCACGGGCCGGGAACACGGGCCGTCGTGGTCGGTGGGCGAGGAACACGGCGGGGGAGCCGGTCGGCCACGACGGACGTCTTCAGGTGGTGCGACCCTTCGGGCCCCACCGGCCCAGAGCGGGCTCGGTCAGCGGCAGCACCTTGACGCGCTGCCGGCCGGCGCGCACCGCACCCACGGTGGACAGCGCGCGGGCCAGCAGGAGTGCCGCGTCGCGGTCCTCGGCGTGCACGATCTGCCGGCGGGGCTCGGGGGAGGTCGTCTCGTCCCGCAGGCGGTGACCGCCGGCCCAGGCGGCGGCGATGTCCCCGTCCGCGACGGCGCGGATGTCGGTGCGAACGATCAGGAACCGCATGTGGGTCTCCGGATGAGCCGCGACTGGATGAGACGGTGTGGAACTTCCACGTCACTCTGTCGTCATGTTACGCCGCGTATTGGGCTCGGCAACTGAAACGCGACGATTGATGTGGAGCGTCGTCCGATCAGCGGATGGCTGGTCAGCGGCCTGCCGGGGGACACATGCGACGGGGCCGCCGGCATCGTGCCGACGGCCCCGTCCACTGTCCCGGGTCAGTCCAGATCGAACTGGCCCTCCTTCGCTCCGGCGATGAAGCCGAGCCAACCGGCCCGGTTGAACAGCAGCACCGGGCCGCTCGGGTCCTTGCTGTCCCGCAGCGCGACGACCGCCGGGGCGGCGCCGAGTGGGGCGACCTCCACGCAGTTGGAGGTCTGGCTGCGGGTGCTCTTGCGCCACGGGGCTTCCGCCAGGTGCCGGGCGGGGACGGACGAGGTGTCGCGGATCTCGTTCATGGTTCTGCTCCAATCGAACCGCTGCGATGGGACGAGTGGTGCCGCACGCCCCCGACGGAGGGTCCCCCGTGGACTCACCGTTCCGTCAGTCGCCCCGAATGCCGACGGCGTTGAACCGGCGCCGTTGCCGATCCGTACGCCACTGTGGACGGCGATGCCGTCTCGGTCAGCCGTCCCGTCGCCTCGATCAGCCAGGAGAGGGTGTCCGAGGCGGGAAGTGCCGCCGTGCATAGCCACTCGAACACCACTTTATAGCGATTTAGGGTTTTTGCCTCGGTCGACATGACGTCGGTGAAGCCACCTTCGATGGCGACCGTCTCCGGATCGAGGGGATCGGCGAACCGGTAGACGGAGAACGCGGTCGGCGGGAGGTACCAGTCGCCGATCGGCGTGTCGCGCGGAAGTACGTGCAGGGTGACGTTGGGCAGCAGGGCCAGCTCGCAGAGCTGCTCCAGCTGTTCGTGGAGCACCTTCGGTGGGCCGGCGCGGCGACCGAGCGCCGCCTCCTCCAGCACGGCGGTGTAGCGCGGCGCGTCCGGCTCGCGGGTCAGCAGCGACTGTCGGGCCAGCCGGGCCTGGACCTCGGTCTCCGGCTCCTCGGTCGGCTCCGGGTCGCCGGCCCGCTCGCCGACCTGCCGGGCCGACACGATCCGCACCCGGGCGTAGCCGGGGGTCTGGAGCAGCCCCGGCACGAGCACCGGGTTGTACTCGGAGATCTCCGCGCAGCCCGCCTCCAGCTCGGCCCAGCTGCGCTGCTGCTGGGTCATCACCGGGAAGTTCCGCAGCCAACCCCGCATGTCGCCGGCCTCCTCGGTGATGCCGAGGAGTTCCTTGCGCAGCGCCTCGTCGGCCCCGTAGAGGTGGAGCAGGTCCTGGACGTCCTGCGGGTCGGGGCGGCTGCGGCCGTTCTCCAGGCGGGACAACTTGGACGCGGAGGCCCAGCCGATCCGCTCGATGACCTGGTCCCCGGTGAGACCAGCGGCCTCGCGCAGCCGGCGCAGTTCGGTGCCCAACCTGCGGCGACGCAGGATCGGGCTGGGTGACGCAGGAGGCACGGTGTCCTCTTTCCCGTCGACCGTCGACGACGCGACGGTAACTGTATGAAATTCGCCCCCCACCGTCAGTATGGACGGCGCGGCCGGTGTCGGAGCTTCCGGCGGGGGCGTGTCTCGCAGAAAAGAGGACCGTGGAACGGTGCGGACGACCGGCGACGGCGTGCCGCACGGCCGCGCCCCCTCGACCGCGCCCGCCGGGCGCGCCACCGTCAGCCGGAGGATCCATGCGCACCGTCCTGCGCCGTCCCGACTTCCGTCTCTTGTTCGTCGGGCTGCTGGCCAGCATGGCGGCGGAGTCCATCCTGCTGCTTGCGCTCGCCATCTGGGTGAAGGACCTCACCGGGTCGAACGGGCTGGCCGGCGGCACCATCTTCGCGATCATCGCGCCGATGGCGTTGGCGCCGCTGGTCGGCTGGGTCGTCGACCGCTACCCGCGCCGGCCGTTCTTCGTGGCCGGAAACCTGGTGACCGCGCTCCTGCTCACGCCGCTGTTCACGGTCCGGGACCGCGCCGACGTCTGGGTCATCTACCTGGTGGCCGCCCTGTACGGGCTCTCCTACCTGACGCTCAGCGCCACGCTCAGCGGGCTCATCCGGCAGGTCGTGCCGGTGGATCTGCTGGCCGAGGCGAACGGCGTGCTGCAGACCGTACGCCAAGGGCTGCGCCTGGTCGGTCCCCTGGCCGGGGCCGGCCTCTACGCGGCACTCGGCGGTGTGGCGCTGGGCCTGATCGGCATGGCCGGGTTCGTGGTCGCGGCCGCCGTGGTCGCCGCGATGCGCACGACGGAGCCGTCACCGTCCGGCCCGACGGACGGTCCGCCCGGGCGACGTCGGCTCGTGGACCTGAGCGGTGGCCTGCGTCACCTGGCGGGCGAGCCGGCGCTGCGCCGTGCGCTGCTCGGCTACGGGATGGGTTCCCTGGTGATGGGCTTCACCGAGTCGCTGATCTTCGCGTACGTCGACCAGGGGCTACGCCGGGACGCCGCGTTCGTCGGCGTGCTGGTGACCGTGCAGGGGTTCGGCGGGTTGGTGGGCGGTCTCTGCTCGCCCGCCGTGGTGCGGCGCCTCGGTGAGGTGGGCACACTCGCCGCCGGCGTCGCCTTCTTCGGGCCGGCGGCGCTGGCGCTGGCGTACCCCGACCTGCGGCTCGGGATCGTGGCGCTGCTGCTGGCCGGGGTTTCGCTGCCGCTGATCACGGTGGGGCTGAACACGCTGGTCCAGCGCCGGACGCCGCCGCGGATGCTGGGCCGGGTGACGGCCGCCGCGGAGGCGATGGTCAGCGGTCCGCAGGCGATCTCCATCGGCACCGGAGCGCTGCTGGTCGGCGTCCTGGACTACCGGCTGCTGTTCGTGCTGACCGGCGCGGCGACCCTGGGAGCCGGTGCCTACCTGTGGCGTTCCCGCCACCTGACCGCCCCACCCCCGCCGCTACCACCCCCACCCCCGCCACCCCCACCGGCGACCCACCTGCCCCGCCCGCGCCGCCCTGGTGATCATGAAGTCGTTGCCGCGACACTCCGACGCGGTCGGCGATAACTTCATGATCATCGGGGTGGGCGGAGGGACGCGGAAGGGGGCGGCCGTCCCTCGGACGGCCACCCCCTTCCGGTGCTGCGGGGTCAGGCGGCGATGCCGGCCAGGTGCTGCTTGACCTGGGTGATCGAGGGGTTGGTGAGCGCGCTGCCGTCGGCGAAGCGCAGCGTGGGGACGGTCTGGTTGCCGCCGTTGACGCTCATCACGAACTCAGCGGCCTGCGGGTCCCGCTCGATGTCGATCACCTCGTAGCCGATGCCCTCACGGTCGAGCTGCGACTTCAGGCGGTGGCAGTAGCCGCACCACGAGGTCGAGTACATCGTCAGCATGGTCAGATCCTCCAACTGCTCCGCCCGGCGGCTTGCCGATCAAACCGAGGCTAACGGCTGCAACGTCCGGGGTGGCTGCGAGAATTCCGGGCTGTGGTGGTTCACTCAGGCGCCGACGTCCTCGCCGGGCTCGATCCCGAGCAGCGGACGGCGGTAACCGCGCCGGCCGGTCCGGTGTGCGTCCTGGCCGGCGCCGGCACGGGCAAGACCCGGGCGATCACCTCGCGCATCGCCCACCGGGTGCTCAGCGGTGAGATCTCCGCCCGGCACGTGCTCGCGGTCACGTTCACCGCCCGCGCCGCCGCCGAGATGCGCAGCCGACTCACCCAGCTCGGGGTGCCGGGTGTGCAGGCGCGCACCTTCCACGCCGCGGCGCTGCGCCAGGTGCGGTACTTCGCGCCCCGGCTGCTCGACGGCCGGGCCATGCCCGAGCTGCTGGACAGCAAGGTCCGGCTGGTCACCCTCGCCGCCGCCCGGGTCGGGCTGCGCACCGACCGGGCGGTCGCCCGGGACCTCGCCGGTGAGATCGAGTGGGCCAAGTCCTCGCTGGTCGAGCCCGGGGAGTACGTGGTGGCGGCCGCGAAGGCCCTGCGCGAGACCCCGCACGAGCCGGCGCGGGTGGCCGAGGTCTTCGCCGCGTACGAGAAGATCAAACGCGGCAACGGGGTGATCGACTTCGAGGACATGCTGCGGGCCGCCGTCTGGGGCATCGAGGAGCACGCCGACGTCGCCGAGCAGGTGCGCGCGCAGTACCGGCACTTCGTCGTCGACGAGTACCAGGACGTCAACCCCCTCCAACAGCGGCTGCTGGAGGCGTGGCTCGGTGGCCGGGACGACCTGACCGTCGTCGGCGACGCCAGCCAGACGATCTACTCCTTCACCGGCGCCACCTCGTCCTACCTGGTCGACTTTCCGCGCCGGCACCGCGGCGCCGTGGTGGTCCGGCTGGTCCGCGACTACCGGTCCACCCCTCAGGTGGTCGGCCTCGCCAACGCGGTGATCTCACAGGCGCGGGGCACCGAGGCCCGGTTGCGGCTGGAGCTGCGCGGGCAGCGCCCACCCGGCCCCGAACCGGAGCTGCGGATCTTCACCGACGAGCCGGCCGAGGCCAACGCCGTCGCCGCGCGCGCGAAGGCGCTCGTCGACGCGGGCACACCGGCTCGGGAGATCGCCGTGCTGTTCCGGACCAACGCGCAGTCCGAGGCGTACGAGAAGGCACTCACCGAGGCCGAGGTGCCGTACGTGGTGCAGGGGGCGGAACGCTTCTTCGAGCGCGCCGAGGTGCGGCAGGCCATGGTGGCGCTGCGTGCCGCCACGCGGTCCATCCCGGGCGAGACGCCGCTGCCGGCCGCCGTGGTCGAGGCACTGGCGGCGGTCGGCTGGGCGCCGGACGCCCCGCCGGCCGGTGGTGCCGCCCGCGAGCGCTGGGAGGCCCTCGCCGCGCTGGTGCAGCTCGCCGAGGAGTACGCGGCCACACCGACCGTCCTGCCGATCGGCGAGGCGGCGAGTGTGGAGCGCCCGGTGACCCTGGCCGACTTCACCGACGAGCTGCACCGGCGGGCCGCGCAGCAGCACGTGCCGACCGTGGAGGGCGTGACCCTGGCGTCCCTGCACTCGGCGAAGGGGCTGGAGTGGGACGCCGTCTTCCTGGTCGGGCTCTCCGAGGGCACCCTCCCCACCACGTACGCGAAGACCGTCGAGCAGGTCGAGGAGGAGCGCAGGCTGCTCTACGTCGGCGTCACGCGCGCCCGCGAGTGGCTCTGGCTGTCGTACGCCGCGGCGCGCTCGCCGGGCGGCCGGGCCCGCCGACCGTCTCGGTTCCTGCCCCAGCTCGACCGGTCGGGGGGCGCCGAGCGGGCGCGCGGCTCCGGCCCCGCGGCACGACCGGAACGCCGCCGCACGCAGATCGTCTCCTGCCGGATCTGCGGCGCCACCCTGCTCGCCGGGCCGGACCGCAAGCTGGGCCGCTGCGCCACCTGCCCCTCGGACATCGATGAGGAGCTGCACGAGCGGCTGCGCGAGTGGCGCCAGCGGGTGGCCGGCGCGCAGAAGGTTCCCGCGTACGTCGTCTTCACCGACGCCACGCTGACCGCGCTGGCCGAGCGGCGTCCGGGCCGGGCGGAGGAGTTGATCGCCATCGCCGGGATCGGGCCACGCAAACTCGGCCTTTACGGCGAGTCCGTACTCGCCCTGGTGGGGGGTGCGGCGGTCGACGACGTCTGCCCGGAGAAAACTTTCGAAATCTCGTCGTAAATTCGTTTGCCCTCGCCCCCGGGCGAGGAATAGCCTCAGGACACACCTCGCGAGCGGCGTCATTCGCGCTGCTCACGGGGGTCAGGTCCAGTCGATTCGAGGAACGTGAGGGAGGTGGCACCAATGGAGATCTTCACCTATGAGCGTCCGGCGGCGCTGTCTGCCGTCCGCGCTCCGCTGTCGGCTGTCCGGGTGGCCCTCGCCGCTCCACGACCGTCGGTTCCGCAGGTGCACCAGGTCCAGGTTCAGGCCGAGCTGACCCTGACCGTCGCGCCGAACGGTATCGAGGGGACCAGTGGCTTCACGGGCATGGGCGTCGGTGCTGCCAAGAAGCGCACGGATGTCCGCGGTGTTCCACCTCGAGGTAGACCGGTCTGACCACCAGACCACCGGCTCACCTCGAGGCCGCGGAACCCGCACACCGGGATCCGCGGCCTCAGTTTTTTTGCCCCGCCGAAGTAGTCGGAAACAGCGATCCACGAGATCGAAGTGAGAGAGAGGTGACCGGGAGATGAGTCTGGCCTTGGCCCCGCTCGACGTGAGCATCGAGCTGGAGGCGAACCTGCCCTGCCGGAAGTTCGACCCCGACCTGTGGTTCTCCGACTCGCCCACCGAGCTCGAGCTGGCCAAGTCGCTCTGCGGGGACTGCCCGCTGCGCGTCGAGTGCCTCGCCGGTGCGGTGGAGCGGGCCGAGCCCTGGGGCGTCTGGGGCGGCGAGATCTTCGAGCGTGGCGCGGTCGTTCCGCGCAAGCGGCCCCGTGGCCGTCCGCGCAAGGAGGACGTCGCCCGTGACGCCGCGCTGCGGGTCGAGGCCGAGGAGCGCCTGGCGGCCAGTGGGCTGTCCCAGGGGCGTAACGCGGTCCGGCTGGCGGCCTGACATGAACCCGATCCGCACCACCTACGCCGGCGTCAAGCCGGCAGCGAGTGAGAACACCATGCTGCACGTCCCGAACGGAGCCATCGAGATGCAACTACTCCACGAAGCGTTGTCCCGGGCTCGAATGCCCCGGCCTCAGGCCGGTCGCAGCACCACGAGCACTGAGGCAACCCGTTCCGCCCGTACCGTCGCGATGAACAGCCGCAACCAGGCGGCGCGCGACCTGGGCGTTCTCTGATCCCTACCGATGCGAGGGGCGGTCGGCCGAACGGCCGACCGCCCCTCGGCGTCCGCGGGTCCCGGCCCGGTCAGCCGACCGGTGCGAAACCGGGCAGCCAACGCTCCAGGATGCTCCGGTACGGCGCCTTCGCCTCCAACTGGCACAGCACCCCGATCGACCCCAGGGTCACCCGGTGGATGAGCAGGTACGACGCCGGCAGGTTGAGCTTGCGGCTCAGCTGGTACGTGGGGGAGCGGGGGCTGGCGAGTCGGGCCGCCTCGGCTCGCAGCCAGGCCCGGGTGAACCGGAACCCGTCGGCGGCGATGGGTTCGAGCATCGGCGCGAGGAACTCGAGCACGCCCTCGGCGTCGATCTCCTCGGTCGCCCCGATGAAACCCTCCGACCGCAGCCCCGCCACCACCTCCTCGGCGTCGCCGCGCAGGGCGAGCGCCGCGATGCGGCCGATCGGCTCCGGCGTGCCTTCCGGCATCCGCGCGACCGCGCCGAAGTCGATCACGCCGAGCCGGCCGTCGGGCAGGAGGCGGAAGTTGCCCGGGTGCGGGTCGGCGTGGAGCAGCCCGGCCCGCTGCGGCGCGGAGAGGTGCAGGGTGGCCATCAGTCGGCCCGCCTCGTCCCGCTGCTCCTCGCTGCCCTCGCGGATGATCTCGGCGA
This genomic stretch from Micromonospora krabiensis harbors:
- a CDS encoding ATP-dependent DNA helicase UvrD2, with product MVVHSGADVLAGLDPEQRTAVTAPAGPVCVLAGAGTGKTRAITSRIAHRVLSGEISARHVLAVTFTARAAAEMRSRLTQLGVPGVQARTFHAAALRQVRYFAPRLLDGRAMPELLDSKVRLVTLAAARVGLRTDRAVARDLAGEIEWAKSSLVEPGEYVVAAAKALRETPHEPARVAEVFAAYEKIKRGNGVIDFEDMLRAAVWGIEEHADVAEQVRAQYRHFVVDEYQDVNPLQQRLLEAWLGGRDDLTVVGDASQTIYSFTGATSSYLVDFPRRHRGAVVVRLVRDYRSTPQVVGLANAVISQARGTEARLRLELRGQRPPGPEPELRIFTDEPAEANAVAARAKALVDAGTPAREIAVLFRTNAQSEAYEKALTEAEVPYVVQGAERFFERAEVRQAMVALRAATRSIPGETPLPAAVVEALAAVGWAPDAPPAGGAARERWEALAALVQLAEEYAATPTVLPIGEAASVERPVTLADFTDELHRRAAQQHVPTVEGVTLASLHSAKGLEWDAVFLVGLSEGTLPTTYAKTVEQVEEERRLLYVGVTRAREWLWLSYAAARSPGGRARRPSRFLPQLDRSGGAERARGSGPAARPERRRTQIVSCRICGATLLAGPDRKLGRCATCPSDIDEELHERLREWRQRVAGAQKVPAYVVFTDATLTALAERRPGRAEELIAIAGIGPRKLGLYGESVLALVGGAAVDDVCPEKTFEISS
- a CDS encoding DUF397 domain-containing protein is translated as MNEIRDTSSVPARHLAEAPWRKSTRSQTSNCVEVAPLGAAPAVVALRDSKDPSGPVLLFNRAGWLGFIAGAKEGQFDLD
- a CDS encoding M16 family metallopeptidase — translated: MSAPSGPRTLPPLGPNRRLKLPKQAERTLANGLTVIAVRRPAVPLVELRLWIPFGRTHLARGAMLSQTMLSGTSTMTSVQIAAELQKVGGGLSAGVDPDRLMLTGTSLVTGLDRMLEILAEVLTGATYPNDEVATERDRLVDRIQVAQSQPAHLARVALLKRIFGRHPYAVQTPEPDEVRSVRPAALRRLHEERVHPAEGMLVLVGDVQPERALDAAEKALDGWTGAGRAVVLPATPPLEPGPLLLVDRPGSVQSSLRVALPAVPRTHPDHAPLQLANLVFGGYFSSRWVENIREDKGYTYGPHSLIEHAVAGSVLVAAAEVATEVTGPALLETTYELGRLASLPVKEEELEQARQYALGTLQLGMSTQAGLAALTSAYAGNGLRLDFLAEHAARLAKATVADVAEAAARYLAPAKAVTVVLGDAERIAPALAALTPLERSA
- a CDS encoding WhiB family transcriptional regulator, giving the protein MSLALAPLDVSIELEANLPCRKFDPDLWFSDSPTELELAKSLCGDCPLRVECLAGAVERAEPWGVWGGEIFERGAVVPRKRPRGRPRKEDVARDAALRVEAEERLAASGLSQGRNAVRLAA
- a CDS encoding helix-turn-helix domain-containing protein, with the protein product MPPASPSPILRRRRLGTELRRLREAAGLTGDQVIERIGWASASKLSRLENGRSRPDPQDVQDLLHLYGADEALRKELLGITEEAGDMRGWLRNFPVMTQQQRSWAELEAGCAEISEYNPVLVPGLLQTPGYARVRIVSARQVGERAGDPEPTEEPETEVQARLARQSLLTREPDAPRYTAVLEEAALGRRAGPPKVLHEQLEQLCELALLPNVTLHVLPRDTPIGDWYLPPTAFSVYRFADPLDPETVAIEGGFTDVMSTEAKTLNRYKVVFEWLCTAALPASDTLSWLIEATGRLTETASPSTVAYGSATAPVQRRRHSGRLTER
- the nudC gene encoding NAD(+) diphosphatase codes for the protein MSGETAPPLARSTLDRAAHHRTDPAWLAEAWLRGRVLVLDSTAGGRTLVRTGVMPPPLLLLGAGDLPAGSEAGAMFLGVEEDGTPMFAVDVPLPELPGTRAVGLRDVGHLLSDRDAGLFTTALALQNWHLRHLYSAATGTPTEMDEAGWSRVDRNGDRIWPRTDPAMIVLVHDGVDGPEGRCLLGNNASWPGTPGERRFSCLAGYVEPGESAEAAVLREVQEEVGVGVDKITYVGSQAWPFPGSLMLGFLATADPEHPVRVDPTEIAYARWFTRREIGAALAGRTVDVGGGARLVLPPASSIALFLIHRWLDGWLETPA
- a CDS encoding MFS transporter produces the protein MRTVLRRPDFRLLFVGLLASMAAESILLLALAIWVKDLTGSNGLAGGTIFAIIAPMALAPLVGWVVDRYPRRPFFVAGNLVTALLLTPLFTVRDRADVWVIYLVAALYGLSYLTLSATLSGLIRQVVPVDLLAEANGVLQTVRQGLRLVGPLAGAGLYAALGGVALGLIGMAGFVVAAAVVAAMRTTEPSPSGPTDGPPGRRRLVDLSGGLRHLAGEPALRRALLGYGMGSLVMGFTESLIFAYVDQGLRRDAAFVGVLVTVQGFGGLVGGLCSPAVVRRLGEVGTLAAGVAFFGPAALALAYPDLRLGIVALLLAGVSLPLITVGLNTLVQRRTPPRMLGRVTAAAEAMVSGPQAISIGTGALLVGVLDYRLLFVLTGAATLGAGAYLWRSRHLTAPPPPLPPPPPPPPPATHLPRPRRPGDHEVVAATLRRGRR
- a CDS encoding mycoredoxin — translated: MLTMYSTSWCGYCHRLKSQLDREGIGYEVIDIERDPQAAEFVMSVNGGNQTVPTLRFADGSALTNPSITQVKQHLAGIAA